In Trichlorobacter lovleyi, the DNA window TTGCCTGCAAGAACATCCGCAAATTCAACCCCAGCAACCGCGATCTGCTGGCCATTGCCGTCCTGATTGTGGGCAGCTTCTTTGTCTTTAAACTGGCGCTGCTGATATCGGCCAACATCGGGGCAGCCTTCCCGGCCGTATCACCGGCCTCCTACGCCTACCTCTTCCCCTTTGCAGCCGGTGCCATGATCGTGCGGATCCTGCTCAACTCGGAAGTAGCCCTGGTCTATTGCGTCATGATGGCCCCCCTGCTGGGTATCCTGTTCAACAGCAACATGTACGTCGTGATCTATGCCCTGCTGGGAAGCGTGGTGGGCGCCCACGGCGTGCGGCAATGCCAGGACCGCAGCGTGATCTATACGGCCGGCCTCAAGCTGGCGGTGATCAACCTGGCCCTGGGGCTCTGCTTCCAGACCATCAACAGCGCCCTCTTCACCATGCAGACCCTCTATGTCATCTGCTTCACGCTGGTGGGGGCACTGCTCTCCGCCATGCTGGTTTCAGCCTTTACGCCGCTGTTTGAATCGCTTTTCCATTTCACCACCAATATCAAGCTGCTGGAGCTGGCCAACCTTAATGCGCCACTGTTGCGTGACCTGATGATCAAGGCACCCGGCACCTATCACCACAGCGTGGTGGTGGGTAATCTGGTGGAGGCCGCAGCCGAGGCGATCGGCGCCAACCCGCTGCTGGCACGGGTGGCAGCCTACTACCACGACATCGGCAAGACAGCCAAACCGCTCTATTTCATTGAAAACATGCAGGGCGGCGAAAATCGCCATGACAAACTTTCACCCCATATGTCCGCCCTGATCCTGATCTCCCATATCAAGGAAGGTGAGGCAATGGCGCGGGAACGGCACCTGGGACAACCGATCATTGATGTGATCCGGCAGCACCACGGTACCGCCCTGATCAAGTTTTTCTACGAGAAGGCCAAGACCCAGGCGGATGCCACCGGCCAACAGGTTGACCCCCAGGAGTTCCGCTACCCCGGCCCCAAGCCCCAGACCCGTGAGGCCGGACTGGTGATGCTGGCCGATGCGGTGGAGGCGGCCTCACGCACCCTGGTCAACCCCACCCCGGACCGGATCCAGGGGATGGTGCAGAAGCTGATCAACCGGATCTTCTCCGACGGCCAGCTGGACGAGTGTGAGCTGACCCTCAAAAACCTGCATGAAATCGCCAAAAGCTTTAACCGGATTCTGGGAGCCATCTTCCACCACCGGATCGACTACCCTGAACCGGCCCACAAAGGCGGCATCGGAGGCAAAAAAAGCAATGCACATTCTGGTACAGAACAACCAGCGAAGACACCCGGCCCCGTTGCGCCCCATCAAGGCAGCAGCAGCGAGGATCTTAAACGCCTTGGGATGTCCTGACGAAACCGAACTGTCGGTAACCATTGTCGGTGACCGGGCCATCCACCGCCTGAACCGTGATTATCTGGGTAAGGACCGCCCCACCAACGTGATCTCTTTTTCACTGCATGAGGGTGAGTTTGGCGACCTGACCCCCCATGCCCTGGGTGATGTGGTCATATCGGCTGACACCGCCGCCAGCGAGGCACAGCACTGCGGCTGGAGCGGCTATGAACGGCTGATCTTTCTGCTGTTGCACGGCATCCTGCATCTGACCGGCTATGACCATGAGCGCAGCGGAGAGGCAGAGGCCCGCCGGATGGAGCGCAAGGAGCGGGAGATCTGGAAGCTCTTGCAGAGTGAAGGGCTGACCGTTTTAGCGGTACAGAAATAACCCCGGAGGAAGAAAAAACGTGGACGAAGGAAGTAGTCGCAGGCCGGCTAGTCTGCTCGATAGAGTCACCCGACTGGTAATTGGACGTAAAAAGGTTACCGAAGAGGAGATTCACGACCTGATCGAGGCCGGCGAAGAAGAAGGGATTGTTGACGAGCAGGAACGGGAGATGATCAGCGCCATCCTTGAACTTGATTCAACGGTGGTGCGTGAGATCATGGTGCCCCGTACCGAGATGGCTGCCATCAGTGTCGAGGCATCGGTACGCGAAACCATCGACGCCATCATTGCCTGCGGTCACTCCCGCATACCGGTCTATGACGGCACCCTGGATAACATCATCGGCCTGCTGTATGCCAAGGATCTGCTTAAAAACTGGGGGATGGCGGATTCACAGATCCAGTTGCGCGATCTTATCCGGCAGCCGTTTTTCACCCCTGAAACCAAGACCCTTGAACTGCTGCTGCAGGAGTTTAAAAAGAAGAAGGTTCATCTGGCCATTGTGGTGGATGAGTACGGCGGCACCTCCGGGCTGGTTACGATTGAAGACCTGCTTGAGCAGATCGTGGGTGACATTCAGGACGAATACGACATGGAAGAGGATCTCTATGTCCGCAACCCTGACGGATCACTCACCACCGACGCCCGCCTGCCGATTGAAGAGCTTGAGGAACAGTTCCAGCTTGAGATCGAGCGGGACAAGTTTGACACCGTTGGTGGCCTGGTGGTGCATCTGGCGGACGGTATCCCGGTTGCCGGCACCGTGGTCATTGGCGAAGACCTTGAAATTGAGATTCTGGAGGCCGATCCCCGCAAGGTCAAACGGGTGAAGATCTCCCGTCTCTCCAAAGCAACGGAGCTGCCTACCTCGTGACATTCACCGCTTTTCGCCTGCCACCGTTGTCCGGCACCATCCGCCCCGCTGTCCTGGCAATTGTTTCCGGTCTGTTGATTGCCCTCTCCTTTCCCAAGGCAGACCTCTCATTTCTGGCTTGGATCGCCCTGCTGCCGCTTTTGATCAGCCTTGAAGGCAGATCTGCCCGTACGGCCTTTTACCTGGGACTGACGACCGGACTGACCGCCTATGCCGGCCTGCTGTACTGGGTCATCATTGTCATGGGGGTCTACGGTCATCTGCCCCTGTTTGCCAGCATCCCGCTCTGGCTGTTGCTCTCAGGCTGGCTGGCCCTGTTTTACGGCATGGCAACCTGGGCGACCTGCCTGGGTCAACGCCTCGGACTTAAATCAGCGCTTATCATGCCCCTGGCCTGGGTTGGGGCCGACTACCTGCGCAGCTTTCTGCTGACCGGTTTCCCCTGGACCATGCTGGGGCATACCCAGTACCGCATGCTGCCATTGATCCAGGCAGCCGACATTACCGGCGTGTACGGCATCACCGCCCTGATTGTGCTGGCGAACGTCGTCTTTTACCGTATCACCAGGGCGTTCTCCGGCAGCGACGTGCCCTACCCGGCCAAAAGCGCCATCATCTTTGTGCTGGCCCTGACAGCCACCCTGGGCTACGGTTTTTTCCGTCTGAACTCACCCCTGCCCACAGCAGCGCCTCTCCGGGTCGCCCTGATCCAGGGCAATATTGATCAGGCCGTCAAATGGTCTCCGGCCTTTCGTGAAGCCACCCTTGACATCTACACCGGCCTCTCCCGTCAGGCCGTTGCCCAGCAGCCTGCCGACCTGATCGTCTGGCCGGAAAGTGCTGCGCCATTTTTCTTTCAGGAAAACAGCCCCGCCTCGGACCGGATCCGCAACCTCAGCCGCGAGCTGCAGGCACACCTGCTGTTTGGCAGCCCGGCCGCAGAACAGCGCAACGGACGCTACACCAACCTGAACAGCGCCTTTTTGCTGGGTCCTGACGGCGCTGAAATCGGCCGCACCGACAAGATGCACCTGGTGCCCTTTGGCGAGTACGTCCCCCTGGCCCGCCTGCTGCCGTTTGTCAACAAACTGGTACACGGCATCGGCGACTTTGCCCCCGGCCGGGAGGTCAGACCGCTTAAAGCCGGCACAACCCCGCTGGGAACCTTGGTCTGCTACGAGGTGATCTTCCCTGAACTGGCGCGGGCGCAGGTCAGGGCCGGCAGCCGGGTACTGGTCAACATCACCAACGATGCCTGGTTCGGACGCTCGTCCGCCCCCTACCAGCACCTTTCCATGGCCGCCTTCCGGGCCATCGAGACCCGCACCCCCCTGGTTCGTGCCGCCAACACCGGCATCACCTCCATCATCGACCAGAACGGCCATATCCGCGGTATGACCTCGCTGTTCAAGGAGGCGGTCATGGTGGGCGAGGTGCAACCGGGCAGCGCCAACGCCCCCTACCTGAAGATCGGCGATCTGTTTGCCCAGGGCTGCCTGGGGCTTGTCGCCGGGATTCTGCTGTTGCAGAGGTGGCGGAAAAAAGGTACAAATGAGCCTCGGCACGAGCCGTAAATCAGACTGAAATGAGAGCACCATGTACCGCGAAGAAGTTGCACTGCTTGACGACCTGACCAGCCGCATCTCCTCCCTTCGGAGGTCTCTTTGACCTGGATAGCAAACGGGAAGAGTTGCAGGAGCTTGATGCCCGTATCGCAGCCCCCGGCTTCTGGGACGACCCCTCCGGTTCTCAGGATATCCTGAAAAAACGAACGGTTATCGAAAAACTGCTGCAATCGTGGGACTCACTCAACCGCCAGGCCGATGATGTACGGGTGATGATTGAGCTGGGTGAAGAGGCCTCAGATGAGGATACCCTGACTGAAGTCCACCAAATGAATGAACGCCTGAAGAGCGGCGTTGAAGAGGCCGAATTTCAGCGGATGCTGTCCGGCACCCATGACCGCAACGGCTGTTTTGTGTCGGTCAACTCCGGCGCAGGTGGCACCGAGTCCCAGGACTGGGCCAACATGCTGCTGCGGATGCTGTTGCGCTACTGTGAAAAAAAGGGCTGGAAGGCGGTGATTACCGACTATCAGGACGGCGAAGAGGCCGGCCTCAAATCTGCCACTTTCAGCGTCTCCGGTGAGTTTGCCTATGGCCACCTCAAGGCCGAGGCCGGGGTCCATCGCCTGGTGCGGCTCTCTCCCTTTGACAGCAACAACCGCCGCCACACCTCCTTTGCCTCGGTCTTTGTCTTTCCCGAGATTGAGGAGGAGGATATCGATATCCGCATTGCAGACTCTGACCTGCGGGTGGATACCTATCGCTCCAGCGGCTCAGGCGGCCAGCATGTCAACACCACCGACTCGGCGGTACGGATCACCCACCTCCCCACCAATATCGTGGTGGCCTGCCAGTCGGAACGCAGCCAGATCCTGAACCGTGCCACTGCCATGAAGGTGTTGCGGGCCAAGCTGTACGAGAAGGAGATGGAAGAGCGGAATGCCAAGGCCTCGGAGATTGCCGGTGAAAAGAGGGAGATCGGCTGGGGCAGCCAGATCCGCTCCTATGTGCTGCATCCCTACAAGATGGTCAAGGACCTGCGTACCGGCGTAGAATCAGGCAATCCGGATTCCGTTCTGGACGGGGCCCTGGACGATTTTGTGATCCCTTTCCTGATGGGTGTCCGGCGTGATGTCAAGGACGAGGACTAGGCCATGAAACAGATCATCGCCATCGGCTACCTGACCATCATCGCTCTGGGGCTCTCGGTCACCTCCGGCTGTGCATCCCCCAAGGCCGGCAAGTCTCGCCAGGAACCGCTCAAGAGCGGCAGCAACGTCAAGTACGCCAAAGGGGTCAGCCGCCTGGGGTATGCAATCCAGATGGGCGCCTTTTCAGAGGTCAAGAATGCCGAGCGTTTTGCCAGCCGGCTGCAGGACAAAGGCATTGAGGCCTTTTACTACCGCAAGGACAACGGCATCTATGCCGTGCGGTTCGGTGACTTTCCCAGCAAGGAGAAGGCCCGCGCCGTTGCCAACCGCCTGGTGGCTGACAGGCTGATTGACGGTTTCTATATCGCCCCTCCCAATGAGGTGGTCTTTTCCAGCTCCCAAGAGCCGGTTATCAAGCAGAACCGGCCGGAGCTGCATAAGCCGCCAAAACCCTATCCGCCTCCAACCAATGAGCTGGGCCTGCCGGCTGACGAGTCAACTCCGCTAAAACCGGCAACCGCCAAGCCACCTGCAACCAAACCGGGTGAACGAGATCTGGGCTATATTGCCGCCCGTACTGCCGAGCGGTTTGTGGGGATCCCGTACCAGTGGGGCGGCACCACCGTGGTGGACGGCATGGACTGCAGCGGTTTCACCAAGGCGGTCTACAACCTGTGTGGCGTCAATATTCCCCGTACCTCGCGGGAGCAGTACAAGGCCGGTAACCCGGTCTCCAAAAGTGAGTTGCGTGACGGCGACCTGGTCTTCTTTGGCGCTTCCGAGTCCTCCATTACCCATGTCGGTATCTATGTCGGCAACGGCAAGTTTGTGCATGCCCCCAGGCGGGGGGAGGAGATCAAGACTGCATCAGTTGATGAATCCTACTTCGAGCGCCGTTTTGTGGGTGCCCGACGCTATATTCAATAAAAGCAGGAGCAAACCATGGCAATTATCAGACCTTTTGAGGCCCTGCGGCCTCCCGTACACCTGGCCCCCCGTGTGGCCGCCCTCCCCTATGACGTCATGGATGTGGAGGAGGCCCGCCAGATGGCCGGCGACAATAGTGATTCGTTTTTGCATATTTCCAGACCTGAAATCGACCTGCCCGCCTCGGTGGACCCCCATGCCGACGAGGTCCACAGCCAGGGCAAACTGAACCTGCAGGGTTTTATCGAGCGCAAGGTCCTGATTCAGGAGCCGGCACCCTGCTACTATATCTACCGCCAGCGGATGGGTGCCATTGTCCAGACCGGACTGGTGGCCTGCGCTGCGGTGGATGATTATGTCTCCGGCGTGATTAAAAAGCATGAGCATACCCGGGCAGACAAGGAAGAAGACCGGATCAAACATATTGACACCCTGGATGCCAATGACGAGCCGGTCTTTTACATCTTCCGCTCCCATCCGGAGGTGGAAGATATCCTGCAGAACGTCACTTATGAACCGGCTGATTACAACTTCACCACAGCCGACGGGGTCTCCCACGCCCTCTGGGTAGTGGCTGATCCCTACCTGATAGAGCATCTGACCAGACTATTCAGTGCCATCCCGACCCTGTACGTTGCCGACGGGCACCACCGCAGTGCAGCAGCCGCAAAGGTGCGCGACCTGCGCAAGGCGGCCAACCCCGACCACACCGGCAACGAAGAGTACAATTTCTTTCTGACGGTGATCTTCCCGGAAAGCCAGCTCAACATCATGCCCTACAACCGGGTGGTAAAGGACCTGAACGGGCTTGACACCCCCCGGTTCCTTGATACCGTGAGCAAATCCTTTCTGATCACCCCTGCACCTGCACCACTGGCGCCTGAAGAGCGGCATCACTTCGGCATGTACCTTGGCAGACAGTGGTATCGTCTGCAGGCCAGACCGGAACTGACAGACGAGGCCAACACCGTTGGACGCCTGGATGTCTCGATCCTGCAGAACCACCTGCTGCACCCAGTTCTGGGGATTGAAAACCCCCGCACCGACAAGCGGATCAGCTTTGTAGGCGGTATCCGCGGTCTGGATGAGCTGGTACGGCTGGTGGACAGCGGTGAGTATGCCGTGGCCTTTTCCATGCACCCCACCGGCATCCAGGAACTAATGGATCTGGCTGATGACGATCAGATCATGCCGCCCAAGTCCACCTGGTTTGAACCGAAGCTGCGAAGCGGACTGTTTGTGCATCTGCTGTCATAGGAGTGGTCTTTTCCGCGATATCTGCGTAAGTCTTCAGTCGTGCTTGTGCGGCGTACTCAATGGGTACGCCTCCGCGCACTCCTTCAACAGCCTTGATCTCACAAAAAAACACTCACTCCTTTCAGTGGAGGATGGCATACATGCGTTACTGGCTCTTCAAATCGGAACCGGGCTGTTTTTCCTTCCAAGACCTGCAGTCCCGTCCCAACGCAACTGAGCAGTGGGACGGGGTACGTAACTTTCAGGCCCGTAACTTTCTGCGGGATGAGATCAAACCCGGCGACCGGGTGCTGTTCTACCACAGCTCCATCCCGGAACCGGCCGTGGTCGGCCTCTGCAGCGTGGTACGAGAGGGCTATCCTGACCACACCGCCCTTGACCCCGCTGCCGATCACTTTGATCCCAAGGCCACACCTGACAAACCGATCTGGTACATGGTTGATGTCCGTGCGGATCAGGCGCTGCCTTCCGAAGTCCCCCTGGCCGTCATCCGTGAACACCCGCTCCTGACCGGCATGCCGCTGGTCAACCGCAGCCGTCTTTCGATCCAGCCACTTACCAAAGAACAGTTTGAGACCATTCTGCAGCTGGGAGGTCTTGCATGACCATGCGTTGCCTGTTGCTCTGCCTGACACTGCTTGCAGCTACCCCATTGGCTCAGGCCGCCCCGCGGGAGCTGACCCTTTTCCCCGATGCCAGCCTGATTGAGGTTGAGGTGGCAGCAAAAAAAGGGAGTGCGGAGTTTTCATTCCCGTTGCCGATCAGAGAGGGCACCCTGCGGGTAAAACCACTGGACAGCAGCAGCACGATCGGACGGGTGGAACTGTTTCCGTTCAGGACGCCTGACAGGCTGCAAAAGGAACTGGACAATCTGACCGAACAGAAAAACCGCCTTGAAGACCGGCTGAAGGCCCTTGACACCCGCGAAGATATCTTTGCCGCTGCAGCAAAATCACAAAGTTCCAAAGCCCCCCGCAAGACCAAGAGCAATCCCGACCCGCTAACATCGGTGCGCCAGGGCACCGACTTTGCCATTGCCCAGCTGGAGGCGGTCTTTACGGCCCGCCGCCGTACCGAACAGGAGCTGAAAAAGGTTGTGGCGCGACTGGCAGCCCTTCAGAAAACAGCCCTTGGCGGGCCAACACTGCGCGTGTCGGTAGCACCGGCAACAAGCCGCATCAGAATCGCCGCCCTACTGAAAGAGGGGGGCTGGACTCCGCGCTACGAGATCCGCATCCAGGGGAGTGGCAGTGCTCAGGTGACACTGGCAGCAGACAGCAGCGCGTCGTTTCCTGATGGCTATACGGTTTCGGCTACCGCAGCAGCACTGAGCGCAGGCCAACCACGGCAGACTTATCCCTTCTCCGCCAACGGCGCGCCCCGCCTGTCGACATGGCAGTTGCCGGTGGAACAGGAGCAGGTCTCAGCCGGCCCGCTGCCCGCTTTTTCCCTTACCATAAAAAACACGACCCCCCAGCCACTGCCAGCCGGCAAGGCTACGCTCTATTATGCCGGCGAATACCTTGGCACCACCGACTTTTCCGCTGTGGCAGCCGGAGCCTCCGCCACCCTGACAGGCCCCAAATAAGTAAAGGCCGGCCCCTTTTGCAAGGAACCGGCCTTTACTGCAGCTGACAGACAACCGCACTACCAATCGGGACTATTTCAGGAAGACCTCAATCTTGGCCTTCTTTTTGGCATCTTCCAGTGTGGCATTAATTGCCTCAGTCACCTTTTTCCGCTTGAGTGAATCGGCGATCTTGGCCTTGACTTCATCAAATGCAATCTTGGCTGCGGCCTTTTTCTCGGTCAGTTTGATGATATGATAGCCGAACTGGGTCTCCACCACACCGCTCACGTCGCCCGGCTTCATGGCGAAGGCGGCCTCTTCAAACGGCTTTACCATCTGACCTTTGCCGAAATAGCCCAGATCACCACCCTGTTTGCTACTGGGGCAGCCTGAGTTTTCCTGGGCCAGCTTGGCAAAATCTGCACCGGCCTTGACCTGCTTGAGCAGTTCTTCAATCTTCTCTTTGGCCTTCTTTTTGTCCGCGTCGGTGGCCTTGGCATCCAGGGTGATCAGGATATGGCTGGCGCGAACCTGTTCCGGCTGGGTAAAGGTCTCGGGGTTCTTATCATAAAACTCCTTCACCTCTGCATCAGTCACGGCCTGTTTAGGCACGATTACCTGCTCAATATGGTTTTCAATAACTACATTGCGACGAATCAGCTCGCGCAGATCCTTCTCATTCAGCCCCTGCTCCTGCAGACCGCGCAGATACTCTTCATTGGTCTTGAAACGGGTCTTCAGCTTGGCAACGGCATCATCGATCTTCTTGTCCAGATCCTTGACCGGGGTAGCCTTGGCGACCTGATACATCAGCTCACCACCCAGCATCTGGTTCAGCAGGAACTGCTGCACTTCCTTCTCCTTACCGGGAGGCACCTGGGCTGCAGAAGGTGACTTACTGAAGGCATTCAGCGCCTTCTGCAGATCAGCTGCAGGGATGGCAACACCATTCACCCGTGCCACCGGGTCAGGCAACGAGTTGGTCTTTTCAACAGCAACAGGAGCCGGCTTCTTCTCAGCAGCTCCTGCACCTGCACTACCCAGCATGGCTACAGCTGCTGCCAGTACCGCAATGGTCAGACAACGGTTGAACATCATAACAGTACAATCTCCTTTAGTGATGGTTTTGATAGAGAATGTATAACACGGCGTCAATCAAGGAAAAAGCGGATTTTTTTTTAGAATCATTTTTGACTTTTCAATTACTTTCGAGTACAGTTCCGGCATACAAAACCTGCCATTCGGCAGGGCCACCACGCCACACTGGGAGGGAAGGTGTCTATGAAGAAGGTGCTTGTCGTTGATGACAGCCTCTCCGTAACCCGCCAGCTGGAAAAGATCATAAATGATTCCGGCGATTTTGTCTGTGTCGGTCATGCAAAAAACGGGGCCGAGGCAATCAAGATGAACCATACGGAAGACCCTGACATTATCTGCATGGATATGAACATGCCCGGTATGGATGGTCTGACCGCCCTGCGCAGCCTGGTGATGCTGGACAAGGCAGTGCAGGTGGTAATGGTCACCTCTCTGGGGGGTGTCGGTGACAAATTTACCGAGGCCATCAAACTTGGGGCAAAAAATGTTATTTCCAAGCCGTTCGAGACGGAAAACGTGCTGCGTATCCTGCGGGCGCTCTAACAGGGCTGGGGGGCTAAGCCAATGGCAGTAAAATTCTTTGGACAATTTCTGGTGGAACAGGATGCGGTGACCGGTGAGTCGCTGCTCCACGCCATAGAACTGCAGGAGCGGACCAATCTCAAGTTGGGCGAGATGGCCGTTGCCATGGGGTTCATTACACAGCAGGATATCGAAACAGCCCATTCAGCCCAGCTGTCAAAAGACATGAAACTTGGCGACCTACTGGTTGAACTCGGCTTTCTTTCACAAAAACAGTTGGAGGAGGTTATTGCCCACCAAAAGGCAACCCACCTCTATATTGGTGAGGCCCTGGTCAAGGTTGGCGCACTTACTCCGGAAAAACTGGAGCAATACCTTGAAGCGTTCAAGGCTGACCAGGCTCCTTATGTTGCCAATCGCGTTGAACTTCCTGCCTGGCTGAATGAAAACACTGCGGCTTGGGAAATGACGGTTGACCTGACCTACAAGATGATCACCCGCGTGCTTGGAATCCAGTTCCGACCGGGCAAATTTGTTGAGGCCAGCGTACTTTCCAACAACCATATGATTGCCGCCATGGATCTCAGCGGAGATCTGAGTGCCCGCTATCTGCTCTCAGTCTCGGCAGGCATTCAGAAAACCATCGCCAAGGCGATCCTTAAAGAAGACAATGTTGATCATGAGGATGATGAAATCCTTGAAGATACGGTGATGGAATTCGTGAACATTGTCTGCGGTAACGTTGTGGCAAAGGCATCGCAGATGGGGGTTACCCTTGATATCAATCCCCCTATCACCCTGCATCCCCCATCAGACGGCCTGGCCGTGCCGGACAATTATCGCTGCGTCGTATTTCCGATCCATGTCGGCGATGATGAAGTCATGGAAATGGCACTGTTTATCAAATAGCTGCCTTCCAGCAGACGGAAACCGACAAGGGCACCCCCACCAGGGTGCCCTTGTTACGTTCCAAGCAAGATGTGTGTTAGCTCATCCGTATAGTTATCAGTATCACTCCTCACCAGCAGTGGTGGCATAATCTGCAGATTAACAGACTTTCTTCCCTTTGACAGCTCCACCAGAAAGACCTTGGCAGGTGCAGCGGGCAAGCCATGCACCATCCTCAGCCGCAGCACGGCAAGCTTTTGGGAGGCAGCCTCAACCATCAATTCAGCCAGACGGTCCGGGTGATGGACCATGCAAATTCTTCCGGAAGGCTTAACCAGATACTTGGCCGCAGCCAGAAAATCAGCCAGCCCCGCCGTGGTTTCATGACGGGCGGCCAGTTTTCCGGGGTGGGGGTTCAACCGGCCCCTGCCCTGCTTGCGATAGGGGGGGTTACTGACCACCAGGTCACAGCTTGAAACCGGCAGATGACGCCGGACCTGCAGCACATCCTCATGCAGTACCGCCACCCGGTCGCCAAGCCCGTTCAGCAGGATATTCTGCTGAGTCAGCTCTACGGCAGCAGCATCCTGCTCAAAGGCGGTAATATGGGCAGCAGCAGCCATGCGAGCCAAAACAAGCGCCATGACGCCGCAGCCGGTCCCCAGATCAACAATGGACGTTTCCTCACCTGCCGCACTGAAGTCACACAGCAAAAGCGGATCCAGGGTAAAGCGGTAGCCCTGCCTCGGCTGCAACAGGGTCAGACCGAACCGCTTCAACTCATCTTGAGTGAGATCAGCACGTGCCAGCATGGTCCTGTCTCCGCAACCACCATTCCCGCGCTGCAATCAAACCAAACAGGGCAAATGAACCCAAGGTCAGCCATTTGCCGATCTTGAACGGCAGCGGATCAAAGCGGAACTCAACCGTATGTTTTCCCGGTGTCAGGTAGACCCCGCGCAGGATATGGTTGACCGGTACAATGGGAATTGGTTTGCCGTTGTCAATGGCATACCACCAGTTATAATATTTCTCGCCAAGCACCAATAAAGCTGATTGAGGCGTGTTTGCAGACAACCGGATACGGTTTGACTCATACCGTTCTATGCTAACTGCA includes these proteins:
- a CDS encoding EVE domain-containing protein — encoded protein: MRYWLFKSEPGCFSFQDLQSRPNATEQWDGVRNFQARNFLRDEIKPGDRVLFYHSSIPEPAVVGLCSVVREGYPDHTALDPAADHFDPKATPDKPIWYMVDVRADQALPSEVPLAVIREHPLLTGMPLVNRSRLSIQPLTKEQFETILQLGGLA
- a CDS encoding peptidylprolyl isomerase, coding for MMFNRCLTIAVLAAAVAMLGSAGAGAAEKKPAPVAVEKTNSLPDPVARVNGVAIPAADLQKALNAFSKSPSAAQVPPGKEKEVQQFLLNQMLGGELMYQVAKATPVKDLDKKIDDAVAKLKTRFKTNEEYLRGLQEQGLNEKDLRELIRRNVVIENHIEQVIVPKQAVTDAEVKEFYDKNPETFTQPEQVRASHILITLDAKATDADKKKAKEKIEELLKQVKAGADFAKLAQENSGCPSSKQGGDLGYFGKGQMVKPFEEAAFAMKPGDVSGVVETQFGYHIIKLTEKKAAAKIAFDEVKAKIADSLKRKKVTEAINATLEDAKKKAKIEVFLK
- a CDS encoding response regulator, whose protein sequence is MKKVLVVDDSLSVTRQLEKIINDSGDFVCVGHAKNGAEAIKMNHTEDPDIICMDMNMPGMDGLTALRSLVMLDKAVQVVMVTSLGGVGDKFTEAIKLGAKNVISKPFETENVLRILRAL
- a CDS encoding chemotaxis protein CheX, which codes for MAVKFFGQFLVEQDAVTGESLLHAIELQERTNLKLGEMAVAMGFITQQDIETAHSAQLSKDMKLGDLLVELGFLSQKQLEEVIAHQKATHLYIGEALVKVGALTPEKLEQYLEAFKADQAPYVANRVELPAWLNENTAAWEMTVDLTYKMITRVLGIQFRPGKFVEASVLSNNHMIAAMDLSGDLSARYLLSVSAGIQKTIAKAILKEDNVDHEDDEILEDTVMEFVNIVCGNVVAKASQMGVTLDINPPITLHPPSDGLAVPDNYRCVVFPIHVGDDEVMEMALFIK
- a CDS encoding tRNA1(Val) (adenine(37)-N6)-methyltransferase translates to MLARADLTQDELKRFGLTLLQPRQGYRFTLDPLLLCDFSAAGEETSIVDLGTGCGVMALVLARMAAAAHITAFEQDAAAVELTQQNILLNGLGDRVAVLHEDVLQVRRHLPVSSCDLVVSNPPYRKQGRGRLNPHPGKLAARHETTAGLADFLAAAKYLVKPSGRICMVHHPDRLAELMVEAASQKLAVLRLRMVHGLPAAPAKVFLVELSKGRKSVNLQIMPPLLVRSDTDNYTDELTHILLGT